The following proteins are co-located in the Waddliaceae bacterium genome:
- a CDS encoding RluA family pseudouridine synthase, with product MTTWKVSHIDAKKTLRAFLKEKLGEGYSVRKIKWNIDHHLVSVNGKVERHSTVKLVAGDVVDFNTKNITDNTIEKKRILYEDDAILAYDKPPRMTTMGKGLLEILRRKYRDLEPVHRLDRDTSGVVLFAKDKKYLEAMTQQFRDNIVEKVYWAVVDGVIKDESGIIENRLAKIGENHGRAVWGKVAHGKEAVTRWRCIKTGRGASVVECRPKTGRTHQIRVHLNGIGHPVLGDVHYGKRFRCRYRPSRVMLHAKKISFKHPMIGDKINITAPIPDDMKEAIRYTNCGMVQKGVTE from the coding sequence ATGACGACGTGGAAGGTATCACATATTGATGCGAAGAAGACGTTGCGGGCTTTTCTTAAAGAGAAGCTTGGCGAAGGCTATTCCGTGCGTAAGATCAAGTGGAACATCGACCACCACCTCGTCAGCGTCAATGGCAAAGTCGAACGCCATTCCACCGTAAAGCTTGTTGCTGGAGATGTCGTAGACTTTAATACAAAAAATATTACCGACAACACCATCGAAAAGAAGCGTATCCTCTACGAAGATGATGCTATCCTCGCCTATGACAAACCGCCACGTATGACGACGATGGGAAAAGGGCTTCTGGAGATCTTGCGTAGGAAATACCGCGATCTCGAGCCTGTACATCGCCTAGACAGAGATACCAGCGGTGTAGTGCTCTTCGCAAAGGACAAGAAATATCTTGAAGCCATGACACAGCAGTTCCGCGACAACATCGTTGAGAAAGTATATTGGGCTGTCGTCGATGGTGTTATCAAAGATGAGAGTGGTATCATTGAGAACCGCCTTGCAAAGATCGGAGAAAATCATGGCAGGGCAGTATGGGGAAAGGTTGCTCATGGCAAGGAAGCGGTGACGCGGTGGCGATGTATCAAAACGGGACGCGGAGCTTCTGTTGTAGAGTGTCGTCCCAAGACGGGAAGGACACACCAGATACGCGTACACCTTAATGGTATTGGGCACCCTGTGCTTGGTGACGTACACTATGGCAAGCGTTTCCGTTGCAGATATCGCCCTTCTCGTGTTATGCTACACGCCAAGAAAATATCATTTAAACATCCTATGATAGGTGACAAGATAAACATCACAGCTCCTATTCCTGATGATATGAAAGAAGCGATACGTTATACCAACTGCGGCATGGTTCAAAAAGGGGTAACAGAATGA
- a CDS encoding enoyl-[acyl-carrier-protein] reductase → MSLGIDLSGKKAFIAGIADDQGYGWAIAKTLAAAGAEILIGTWVPVVNIFTKSLESGKFDASRHLPDGSLMEFSAIYPLDASFDTPADVPDGIKENKRYKAHSGYTISEVAAAVAKDHGTIDFFVHSLANGPEVKKPLLETSRSGYLAAVGSSAYSFVSMLQNFGPIMNEGGATVSLTYLASESVIPGYGGGMSSAKAALESDTKVLAWEAGRKWNLRVNTISAGPLGSRAAKAIGFIDKMIDYSKSNAPLTKDLYAEDIGNAAIFLLSPLAAAVTGTTLYVDNGIHAMGVAVDSPCFKEE, encoded by the coding sequence ATGTCATTAGGTATAGATTTATCGGGGAAGAAAGCTTTTATTGCAGGAATCGCCGACGACCAAGGGTATGGATGGGCTATCGCCAAGACCCTCGCTGCTGCCGGCGCGGAGATTCTTATAGGAACATGGGTTCCTGTCGTTAATATCTTCACCAAGAGCCTTGAAAGCGGGAAATTCGACGCATCGCGGCACCTTCCCGACGGCTCTCTTATGGAGTTCTCTGCGATATACCCTCTCGATGCATCTTTCGACACGCCTGCCGACGTCCCTGACGGCATAAAAGAAAACAAGAGGTACAAAGCCCACAGCGGCTATACCATCTCCGAAGTCGCTGCTGCCGTCGCCAAAGACCATGGCACCATTGACTTCTTCGTCCACTCTCTTGCCAATGGCCCAGAGGTGAAGAAACCATTGCTAGAGACGTCGCGGTCGGGGTATCTCGCCGCTGTAGGGTCTTCGGCATATTCTTTCGTCAGCATGCTACAAAACTTCGGTCCTATCATGAACGAAGGTGGCGCTACGGTATCGCTGACATACCTTGCTTCCGAGAGCGTCATCCCCGGATATGGTGGCGGCATGAGTTCTGCCAAGGCAGCACTCGAAAGCGACACGAAAGTTCTTGCATGGGAAGCCGGAAGGAAATGGAACTTACGCGTCAATACCATCTCTGCAGGGCCTTTAGGGAGTAGGGCTGCTAAAGCTATAGGTTTCATCGATAAGATGATCGACTATTCCAAGTCCAACGCTCCCCTAACAAAAGACCTGTATGCCGAAGATATCGGCAATGCCGCAATTTTCTTGCTATCGCCACTAGCTGCTGCTGTTACGGGAACGACGCTATACGTCGACAATGGCATTCACGCCATGGGCGTCGCCGTTGATAGCCCATGTTTTAAAGAGGAATAA